A genomic segment from Aegilops tauschii subsp. strangulata cultivar AL8/78 chromosome 1, Aet v6.0, whole genome shotgun sequence encodes:
- the LOC141026422 gene encoding uncharacterized protein, with protein sequence MAMAAVRCAARRLGGSLLQPTQAAVAEEGRRLVPSRFMRSRHLSTKHASETWMEKKMQKLRSMWAQYKADIERRMREPPEEDEFKLLVESYARTIDGVVHGTAKMALLCIIPFALFAGDNNKGVEAESVTKEDQ encoded by the exons ATGGCGATGGCGGCGGTTCGCTGCGCCGCGAGGAGGCTCGGTGGCTCCCTGCTCCAGCCAACGCAGGCGGCGGTCGCGGAGGAGGGACGCCGCCTCGTGCCAAGCAGGTTCATGCGCTCCCGCCACCTCTCCACCAAG CATGCTAGCGAGACCTGGATGGAAAAGAAGATGCAGAAGTTGAGATCTATGTGGGCCCAGTACAAGGCGGACATAGAGAGAAGGATGAGGGAACCTCCAGAAGAGGATGAGTTTAAGTT GCTTGTCGAGTCCTACGCACGTACGATTGATGGTGTGGTCCATGGAACTGCCAAGATGGCACTTCTCTGCATCATTCCATTTGCCCTTTTTGCCGGCGACAACAACAAGGGGGTAGAAGCAGAGTCTGTTACCAAGGAAGACCAGTGA